The following are from one region of the Mesorhizobium sp. B4-1-4 genome:
- a CDS encoding cobalt-precorrin-6A reductase — MTMKTILILGGTTEARQLAGKLVTRASVTLSLAGRTESPVAQGVPVRSGGFGGADGLAAYLTDRSIDLLIDATHPYAARISTNAAQAAQLTGVPILALRRPGWRPVQGDRWIEVDTVGAAVQALGDTPRRVFLAIGRQEAGAFEAAPQHHYLIRSVDPVEPELAVPDATYLLARGPFRESEECALLEGQSIDIVVCKNSGGAATYGKIAAARALGIDVVMIRRPDLPQVPSAESVDQLAAMVDHFVEPAAERGV, encoded by the coding sequence ATGACTATGAAGACGATCCTGATCCTTGGCGGCACCACCGAAGCCCGGCAACTGGCGGGAAAGCTGGTCACGCGCGCCTCGGTCACGCTGTCGCTGGCCGGCCGCACGGAAAGTCCGGTTGCTCAAGGCGTTCCGGTGCGAAGCGGCGGATTTGGCGGCGCCGATGGTTTGGCCGCTTATCTCACGGACAGGTCTATCGACCTGCTGATCGACGCCACGCATCCCTATGCGGCGCGAATCTCCACCAACGCCGCGCAAGCCGCGCAGTTGACCGGTGTACCGATCCTTGCCTTGCGCCGCCCTGGGTGGCGGCCTGTCCAAGGCGACCGCTGGATTGAGGTCGATACGGTCGGCGCTGCCGTGCAGGCGCTTGGCGATACGCCACGCCGGGTGTTCCTGGCGATCGGCCGGCAGGAGGCCGGCGCGTTCGAAGCCGCCCCGCAACACCATTACCTCATACGCAGCGTCGATCCGGTCGAGCCAGAGTTGGCGGTGCCGGATGCGACCTACCTGCTGGCGCGAGGGCCGTTCCGCGAATCGGAAGAGTGTGCGCTTTTGGAGGGGCAGAGCATCGACATCGTCGTGTGCAAGAACAGCGGCGGTGCGGCCACTTACGGCAAGATTGCCGCCGCCAGGGCGCTTGGCATCGATGTGGTCATGATCCGCAGGCCCGATCTGCCACAGGTGCCTTCGGCTGAGAGCGTCGATCAACTGGCCGCGATGGTGG
- the cbiE gene encoding precorrin-6y C5,15-methyltransferase (decarboxylating) subunit CbiE has product MSNKKPTLQWLTIVGIGEDGLAGLGDEAKQRIAKAEIIFGGKRHLALVAPFAKGEPHPWPVPFDAEMRDVLALAGRRVCVLASGNPFFHGVGATLARKVKAREMHVIPAPSAVSLAAARLGWALQDIETVSLHGRPLDLIRPLLQPNARILALTSDGDAPAAIARLLAELDFGASRLTVLEALGGPDEIQRSARADAFDLENINPLNVLAIEIDSNPQARVLPLTSGLADHLFDHDGQITKREIRAVTLSALAPRRGELLWDIGAGSGSIGIEWMLAHPAMRAIAIEADPGRAARITRNAAACGVPGLIVVAGSAPKALARLDTPDAIFIGGGGSDTGVLNAAIKALRIGGRLVANAVTLEMEALLLAQHVKLGGDLTRIAISRASPVGSMQAWRPAMPVTQWAWVKP; this is encoded by the coding sequence ATGTCAAACAAGAAGCCAACACTCCAATGGCTCACGATCGTCGGCATCGGCGAGGACGGTCTAGCCGGTCTCGGCGACGAGGCCAAGCAGCGGATTGCCAAGGCGGAAATCATCTTCGGCGGCAAGCGGCATCTGGCGCTGGTCGCCCCCTTCGCCAAGGGCGAGCCGCACCCGTGGCCGGTGCCTTTCGATGCCGAGATGCGCGACGTGCTGGCGCTGGCCGGCAGGCGCGTCTGCGTGCTCGCCTCCGGCAATCCGTTCTTTCACGGAGTCGGCGCCACCCTCGCCCGAAAGGTCAAGGCGCGGGAGATGCATGTCATCCCGGCGCCGTCGGCCGTTTCCCTGGCCGCCGCGCGGCTTGGCTGGGCACTGCAGGATATAGAGACTGTCTCGCTGCATGGCCGGCCGCTCGACCTGATCCGACCGCTGCTGCAGCCCAACGCACGCATCCTGGCGCTGACATCCGATGGCGATGCACCGGCGGCAATCGCCCGCCTGCTTGCCGAACTCGACTTCGGCGCATCACGGCTTACCGTTCTGGAAGCTCTGGGCGGACCGGACGAGATCCAGCGTTCGGCCCGCGCCGATGCCTTCGACCTCGAAAACATCAATCCGCTCAACGTGCTGGCCATCGAGATTGATTCAAATCCGCAGGCCCGCGTCCTGCCGCTCACATCGGGCCTTGCCGATCACTTGTTCGACCATGACGGCCAGATCACCAAGCGCGAAATCCGCGCCGTCACCCTTTCGGCGCTGGCGCCAAGGCGCGGCGAATTGCTCTGGGATATCGGCGCCGGTTCCGGCTCGATCGGCATCGAATGGATGCTCGCCCACCCTGCGATGCGCGCCATCGCCATCGAGGCCGACCCCGGCCGCGCCGCCCGCATCACCCGCAACGCGGCCGCTTGCGGCGTTCCCGGCCTCATCGTGGTGGCGGGCAGCGCGCCCAAGGCGCTGGCCAGGCTGGACACACCCGACGCGATCTTCATCGGCGGCGGCGGCAGCGACACCGGCGTGCTGAACGCCGCCATCAAGGCGCTGCGCATCGGTGGCCGCCTGGTCGCCAATGCGGTAACGCTGGAGATGGAAGCCCTGCTTCTTGCCCAACATGTCAAATTGGGTGGCGATCTCACCCGCATCGCCATTTCGCGCGCCTCGCCGGTCGGCTCAATGCAGGCCTGGCGGCCGGCGATGCCGGTCACGCAGTGGGCTTGGGTGAAGCCATGA
- a CDS encoding cobalamin biosynthesis protein, with product MMVAGIGSRKGVSVEDVLAAIETALEAHGLAMSALSALATAALKKDEEAVAAAGRTLNLPVIIVDDAALQAASSGTLSNSSLSQKLAGTPSVSEASALAVAGKGATLLGPRTVLGPVTCAIAISGDAP from the coding sequence ATGATGGTCGCGGGGATCGGCAGCCGGAAAGGCGTCAGCGTTGAAGACGTGCTTGCCGCGATAGAAACAGCGCTCGAAGCGCATGGGCTGGCGATGTCGGCTCTTTCGGCGCTGGCCACCGCCGCGCTCAAGAAGGATGAAGAAGCGGTTGCTGCCGCCGGTCGCACGCTGAACCTCCCGGTCATCATCGTCGATGACGCTGCCCTACAGGCCGCCTCGTCGGGGACGCTCAGCAACTCAAGCCTGTCGCAGAAACTGGCCGGCACGCCATCGGTTTCCGAAGCATCGGCCCTTGCGGTTGCCGGGAAGGGCGCGACGCTGCTCGGTCCCCGCACCGTGCTCGGTCCGGTCACCTGTGCCATCGCCATCAGCGGAGACGCGCCATGA
- the cobM gene encoding precorrin-4 C(11)-methyltransferase has translation MTVHFIGAGPGAADLITLRGARLLASCPVCLHAGSIVAPELLQHCAPGTKLIDTAPMSLDEIETAYLDAHKAGHDVARLHSGDLSVWSAVAEQIRRLEKHGIPYTLTPGVPSFAAAATALRRELTIPEVAQSLVLTRVSGRASKMPPGETLAGFGRTGATLAIHLAIHAIDRVVAELTPHYGGDCPVAIVFRASWPDERVLTGTLETIEARLAADPMERTAIIFVGRSLAAEGFGESSLYDAHYQRRFRGRDGL, from the coding sequence ATGACCGTCCATTTCATCGGCGCCGGTCCCGGTGCGGCCGACCTCATCACGCTGCGTGGTGCGAGGCTCCTGGCAAGCTGCCCGGTGTGCCTCCACGCCGGTTCGATCGTGGCACCCGAATTGCTGCAGCACTGCGCCCCGGGCACAAAATTGATCGACACCGCGCCGATGTCGCTCGATGAGATCGAGACTGCCTATCTCGATGCCCACAAAGCCGGCCATGATGTCGCGAGGCTGCACTCGGGCGATCTGTCGGTATGGAGCGCCGTTGCCGAGCAGATCCGCCGGCTGGAAAAGCACGGCATCCCTTACACGCTGACGCCGGGCGTTCCTTCCTTCGCGGCCGCGGCCACGGCCCTTCGCCGCGAGCTGACCATTCCCGAAGTCGCGCAGAGCCTAGTGCTGACCCGTGTCTCCGGCCGCGCCTCGAAAATGCCGCCCGGCGAAACATTGGCCGGCTTCGGCCGCACCGGCGCCACGCTGGCCATTCATCTTGCCATCCACGCCATCGACCGCGTCGTCGCCGAATTGACGCCGCACTATGGTGGTGATTGCCCGGTCGCGATCGTCTTTCGCGCCTCCTGGCCGGACGAGCGCGTGCTGACCGGTACGCTGGAGACGATAGAGGCACGGCTCGCGGCCGATCCGATGGAGCGCACGGCGATCATCTTCGTCGGCCGCTCGCTGGCGGCGGAAGGTTTCGGCGAGAGTTCATTGTACGACGCCCACTACCAGCGGCGTTTTCGCGGACGGGACGGATTGTGA
- the cobA gene encoding uroporphyrinogen-III C-methyltransferase, translating into MNGSTSNKGENATLEQALARLNFKPRPLEPGHVWLAGAGPGDPGCLTLEVLAALAEADALVYDALVSPDVVAVAGNAERFFAGKRGGKPSMKQDDITALLVRLAREGRRVVRLKGGDPYIFGRGGEEALALAREGIPFRVLPGLTSGLSALAATGIPATMRGINKAVILATGHAAGTDDDIDWAAIARTGQPVVVYMGMANLPLIAAALLDGGLAPSTPAAVIVAATTPRERTVVATLATIAEAAAAAGLASPALIVVGGIVAMRAALAGGA; encoded by the coding sequence GTGAACGGCAGTACCAGCAACAAAGGCGAAAACGCAACGCTCGAACAGGCGCTCGCGCGGCTGAACTTCAAGCCGCGTCCGCTTGAGCCGGGCCATGTCTGGCTGGCCGGCGCCGGTCCCGGCGACCCCGGCTGCCTGACCCTGGAAGTGCTGGCGGCGCTGGCCGAAGCGGATGCGCTGGTCTACGACGCGCTGGTTTCACCTGATGTCGTGGCTGTTGCCGGAAATGCCGAGCGTTTCTTTGCGGGCAAGCGCGGCGGCAAGCCCTCGATGAAACAGGACGACATCACCGCCCTGCTGGTGCGGCTGGCACGTGAAGGCCGCCGCGTCGTCAGGCTGAAGGGCGGCGACCCCTATATTTTCGGTCGCGGCGGTGAAGAGGCTTTGGCACTGGCCCGCGAGGGCATACCGTTCCGTGTGCTGCCGGGCCTGACATCGGGCCTCAGCGCGCTGGCCGCCACGGGCATTCCAGCCACCATGCGCGGCATCAACAAGGCAGTCATCCTGGCGACCGGTCACGCCGCCGGCACAGACGACGACATCGACTGGGCGGCAATCGCCCGCACCGGCCAGCCTGTCGTGGTCTATATGGGCATGGCCAATCTGCCGCTGATAGCAGCGGCACTGCTCGATGGCGGCCTGGCGCCGTCGACGCCGGCGGCTGTGATCGTCGCCGCGACCACGCCGCGGGAGCGGACCGTCGTCGCCACGCTCGCCACCATTGCCGAGGCAGCCGCCGCTGCCGGCCTCGCCTCGCCGGCATTGATCGTCGTCGGCGGCATCGTCGCCATGCGCGCGGCACTGGCGGGCGGGGCATGA
- a CDS encoding cobyrinate a,c-diamide synthase yields MTARAIIIGAPRSGSGKTSVTIGILRALTRRGLKVRGAKSGPDYIDPGFHAAATGLSGVNLDSWAMPPSLLNALAAQAADDADFVILESAMGLFDGIPAAPGRTGSAADLARLYGLPVLLVLDVSGQSTTAAAVAKGFATYDPDVRMAGVVLNRLGSERHRRLSGDAIEATGLPVVGAILRDPTLNLPERHLGLVQAGEYDDLMAHLDRLADMAEKSLDLDAVMALAMPLNPAVGDFADALQPPGQRIALAEDAAFTFLYPHVAAYWRKAGAEIVPFSPLADEAPEENCDVCWLPGGYPELHAGRLAAAANFRAGMTRFAEAKPVHGECGGFMVLGEALEDASGETHRMLGLLGHATSFARRKMNLGYREARLRADCPLGPQGALIRGHEFHYAQMTATGNDEPLADLADGQGNPIGASGYRRGHVCGTFFHAIARAGA; encoded by the coding sequence ATGACGGCGCGGGCCATCATCATCGGCGCGCCGCGCTCCGGCTCGGGCAAGACCAGTGTCACCATCGGCATCCTGCGCGCGCTCACCCGGCGCGGCCTGAAGGTGCGCGGTGCCAAATCGGGGCCCGACTACATTGATCCCGGCTTCCATGCCGCTGCTACGGGCCTGTCCGGCGTCAACCTCGACAGTTGGGCGATGCCGCCGTCGCTGCTCAACGCGCTGGCCGCACAGGCAGCCGACGATGCCGATTTCGTTATCCTCGAAAGCGCCATGGGCCTGTTCGACGGCATTCCGGCCGCGCCGGGGCGCACCGGTTCGGCCGCCGATCTCGCCCGGCTCTATGGCCTGCCGGTGCTGCTGGTGCTCGACGTTTCCGGCCAGTCGACCACGGCGGCGGCCGTCGCCAAGGGTTTTGCCACTTACGATCCGGATGTGCGCATGGCCGGCGTCGTGCTCAACCGGCTGGGCAGCGAGAGGCACCGGCGGCTTTCCGGCGACGCCATCGAGGCGACCGGCCTGCCGGTGGTCGGCGCTATCCTGCGCGATCCCACGCTCAATCTGCCCGAGCGCCATCTCGGCCTCGTCCAGGCCGGCGAATATGATGACCTGATGGCGCATCTCGACAGGCTGGCCGACATGGCGGAGAAGTCGCTCGATCTCGATGCCGTCATGGCGCTGGCAATGCCGCTCAATCCGGCAGTCGGCGATTTCGCCGACGCGCTGCAGCCACCTGGCCAACGCATCGCGCTGGCCGAGGATGCCGCCTTCACTTTTCTTTATCCGCATGTTGCCGCCTACTGGCGCAAGGCAGGCGCGGAAATCGTTCCGTTCTCGCCGCTCGCCGACGAAGCGCCCGAAGAGAATTGCGATGTCTGCTGGTTGCCCGGCGGCTATCCCGAGCTTCACGCCGGGCGGCTCGCCGCTGCCGCGAATTTCCGTGCCGGGATGACTCGCTTCGCGGAGGCGAAGCCCGTCCATGGCGAGTGCGGTGGCTTCATGGTGCTTGGGGAAGCGCTGGAGGATGCCTCCGGCGAAACGCATCGCATGCTGGGCCTGCTTGGCCACGCCACCAGCTTCGCCAGGCGGAAGATGAACCTCGGCTATCGCGAGGCGCGGCTGCGTGCGGACTGTCCGCTGGGGCCGCAAGGCGCGCTGATCCGTGGCCACGAATTCCACTATGCGCAGATGACGGCCACCGGCAATGACGAACCGCTGGCCGACCTCGCCGATGGCCAGGGCAATCCGATCGGCGCTTCCGGCTACCGGCGCGGCCATGTCTGTGGCACCTTCTTCCATGCGATAGCGAGGGCTGGCGCGTGA
- the cobS gene encoding adenosylcobinamide-GDP ribazoletransferase: protein MKLPNLTLSPRQILDDVALCLVFFTRLPLPILDFRGRSLAAAIWAAPVAGIVVGLIGAIVFATADRFGLAMGPAAVLGLVSTVVVTGCLHEDGLSDVADGFGGGKSRGRKLEIMRDSRIGAYGAVALALSLLIRWNVLSEFVDPTQALFALVAAHAASRGVLGAFMHVLPAARSDGLSAGAGPVSLDTAIAGAVLGALPLLLLGPGGAIAALILLGLLFAAFHALCLNQIGGQTGDTIGALQQVSEIAVLLVASVALS, encoded by the coding sequence GTGAAGCTTCCAAATCTTACCCTTTCGCCCCGGCAGATCCTCGACGATGTCGCGCTCTGTCTGGTGTTTTTTACCCGCCTGCCCCTGCCCATCCTCGACTTTCGCGGCCGCAGTCTCGCCGCCGCGATCTGGGCCGCACCGGTTGCCGGCATCGTCGTCGGCCTGATCGGCGCCATCGTCTTTGCCACGGCGGACCGGTTTGGCCTTGCCATGGGGCCGGCGGCCGTCCTTGGCCTTGTTTCAACCGTGGTTGTCACAGGCTGCCTGCATGAGGACGGACTTTCGGACGTCGCCGACGGTTTCGGCGGTGGCAAGTCGCGCGGCCGCAAACTCGAGATCATGCGCGACAGCCGCATCGGCGCTTACGGTGCGGTGGCCCTGGCTCTGTCGCTGCTGATCCGCTGGAACGTGCTTTCGGAATTCGTCGACCCCACACAGGCGCTCTTTGCCCTTGTGGCTGCCCACGCCGCTTCGCGCGGGGTGCTTGGCGCCTTCATGCATGTCTTGCCGGCGGCGCGCTCCGACGGCCTGTCGGCCGGCGCTGGTCCTGTCTCGCTCGACACCGCCATAGCCGGCGCCGTGCTTGGCGCGCTTCCCCTGCTCCTGCTTGGCCCCGGCGGCGCCATCGCCGCGCTGATCTTGCTTGGCCTGCTGTTTGCCGCGTTCCACGCCCTTTGCCTCAACCAGATCGGTGGTCAGACCGGCGACACGATCGGCGCCCTGCAACAGGTGAGCGAAATCGCGGTGCTGCTCGTCGCTTCCGTAGCCCTTTCCTGA
- the cobT gene encoding nicotinate-nucleotide--dimethylbenzimidazole phosphoribosyltransferase has protein sequence MPLKSLDELRAACLDLPAGSDIAANAVARRQDTLTKPQGSLGRLETIAAWLARWQGRDLPKLDRVKVFVFAGNHGVTAQGVSAYPSEVTVQMVANFAGGGAAINQLARVAGAELDVIPLDLDHPSGDFTQVPAMDEKTFLAAVSAGYDAVTKDLDLVCLGEMGIGNTTPAAAISAALFGGGAEKWTGRGTGVDDAGLKRKVVAIEAGLKRHAAALADPLGVAAALGGRELAAIFGATLAARHLGIPVLLDGFVCTAAAAPLARLHPTGLAHTIAAHVSAESGHRGLLEALGLPPLLDLGMRLGEGSGACLAVNIVRSALECHARMASFAEAGVSEK, from the coding sequence ATGCCCCTCAAATCCCTCGACGAATTGCGCGCGGCCTGCCTTGACCTGCCCGCCGGCAGCGACATAGCGGCCAATGCCGTCGCCCGCCGCCAGGACACGCTTACCAAGCCGCAAGGCAGCCTCGGCAGACTTGAGACCATCGCCGCATGGCTGGCGCGCTGGCAAGGCCGCGACTTGCCGAAACTCGACCGGGTGAAGGTGTTCGTCTTCGCCGGCAACCACGGCGTCACCGCGCAGGGCGTGTCGGCCTATCCATCGGAAGTCACCGTGCAGATGGTGGCGAATTTCGCCGGCGGCGGCGCCGCAATCAACCAGCTCGCCCGCGTCGCCGGCGCCGAACTCGACGTGATCCCGCTCGATCTCGATCATCCCAGCGGCGACTTCACGCAAGTGCCGGCAATGGACGAGAAAACATTCCTTGCCGCCGTCTCGGCCGGCTATGACGCGGTGACAAAAGACCTCGACCTCGTCTGCCTTGGCGAGATGGGCATCGGCAACACCACGCCGGCCGCCGCCATTTCGGCGGCGCTGTTCGGCGGTGGCGCGGAGAAATGGACCGGGCGCGGCACCGGCGTCGACGATGCCGGCCTGAAGCGCAAGGTGGTGGCCATCGAAGCCGGCCTGAAGCGCCACGCCGCCGCCCTCGCCGATCCGCTGGGCGTCGCGGCCGCCCTTGGCGGGCGCGAACTCGCCGCGATCTTTGGCGCCACGCTGGCCGCACGGCATCTGGGCATACCCGTGTTGCTCGACGGCTTCGTCTGCACCGCCGCGGCCGCTCCGCTGGCAAGACTGCATCCGACCGGGCTCGCCCACACCATCGCCGCCCATGTTTCGGCCGAATCGGGCCACCGTGGCCTGCTCGAAGCTCTTGGCTTGCCGCCGCTGCTCGATCTCGGCATGCGCCTCGGCGAAGGCTCCGGCGCCTGCCTCGCCGTCAACATCGTCCGCTCGGCGCTGGAGTGCCATGCGCGCATGGCAAGCTTTGCCGAGGCAGGTGTTTCGGAGAAATAG
- the map gene encoding type I methionyl aminopeptidase encodes MTKQPRELALLAESGRLLASVFGLLDRTSLAGVSTLQINDMVERFIVHDLQARPASKGQYGYGFVLNSSVNDVVCHGIPSQSDVLRDGDIVNFDITLEKNGYIADSSKTYLVGEVTPAAGRLVQTTYEAMWMGIRAVRPGARLGDIGWAIERHAKRNGYSVVHDYCGHGIGREMHEQPQVLHFGKPGTGLVLREGMVFTIEPMLNRGRRTVRTEADGWTVLTRDGSLSAQFEHTVAVTASGVSVLTLRPDEPAALKNAA; translated from the coding sequence ATGACGAAGCAGCCCCGGGAACTGGCCTTGCTCGCCGAATCCGGCCGGCTGCTGGCATCCGTCTTCGGGCTGCTGGATCGAACCTCGCTCGCCGGTGTGTCGACACTTCAGATCAATGACATGGTCGAGCGTTTCATCGTTCACGATCTCCAGGCCCGACCCGCGAGCAAGGGCCAATATGGCTATGGTTTTGTGTTGAATTCTTCGGTGAACGATGTGGTCTGCCACGGCATTCCGTCGCAATCGGACGTGCTTCGGGACGGCGATATCGTCAATTTTGACATCACGCTGGAGAAGAACGGTTATATCGCCGATTCCAGCAAGACTTATCTCGTTGGCGAGGTCACTCCAGCCGCCGGGAGGCTGGTCCAGACCACCTACGAGGCCATGTGGATGGGCATCCGGGCTGTTCGCCCGGGCGCACGGCTCGGAGACATCGGCTGGGCGATCGAACGCCATGCCAAGCGAAATGGCTATTCCGTGGTGCATGACTATTGCGGTCACGGCATCGGCAGGGAGATGCATGAGCAACCGCAGGTTCTGCACTTCGGAAAACCGGGAACCGGCCTCGTGCTCCGCGAGGGCATGGTCTTCACGATCGAGCCGATGCTCAATCGAGGCCGACGGACTGTCAGAACCGAGGCTGACGGCTGGACTGTCCTGACAAGAGACGGGTCGCTTTCCGCGCAGTTCGAGCACACCGTCGCCGTTACAGCTTCCGGCGTATCGGTGCTGACGCTGCGCCCTGACGAACCGGCCGCGCTGAAAAACGCGGCTTAG
- a CDS encoding ParD-like family protein, whose protein sequence is MGIVNIDDDLHDQLRRASKVSYRSINAQAAYWIKVGMLCETNPTLSFTEIIERELSSAGVSAQSLAFSEA, encoded by the coding sequence ATGGGCATCGTGAACATTGATGATGACTTGCACGACCAGCTGCGCAGGGCGAGCAAGGTATCGTATCGTTCGATCAACGCGCAGGCCGCCTATTGGATCAAGGTCGGCATGCTGTGCGAGACCAATCCGACGCTCAGTTTCACGGAGATCATCGAGCGCGAACTCAGTTCCGCAGGTGTTTCGGCTCAATCACTGGCTTTCAGCGAAGCATGA